In Helianthus annuus cultivar XRQ/B chromosome 3, HanXRQr2.0-SUNRISE, whole genome shotgun sequence, a single window of DNA contains:
- the LOC110875219 gene encoding probable receptor-like protein kinase At2g23200 has product MARSFSRSQKPRRQVQNLDHLKIALKDIQLATENFDEKYCIGSGGYGKVYKSYLAIKMKGKDELTEMSTVAIKRIFNRDDGQGKEGFLAEIDVLSRCEHPNIISLLGFCVEDNEMLLVYEHAPKKSLDGYLGSTNKVNPTWTQRLQMCIDIAHGLHYLHTNMGNKYGIIHRDIKSDNILLGENWEAKIADFGLSKVHHGYLHASTIKTNHIAGTNVYLDPEYARTGTSPGEASLD; this is encoded by the exons ATGGCCCGTAGCTTTTCCCGTAGCCAAAAACcccgtagacag GTGCAAAACTTGGATCATTTGAAGATTGCACTTAAGGATATACAATTAGCCACAGAGAACTTTGACGAAAAATATTGTATTGGGTCAGGTGGATATGGTAAAGTGTACAAAAGTTACTTGGCAATAAAGATGAAGGGTAAAGATGAACTTACGGAAATGAGTACTGTAGCTATAAAGCGCATCTTCAATAGAGATGACGGTCAAGGAAAAGAAGGGTTCCTTGCTGAAATTGATGTGCTGAGTAGATGCGAGCATCCCAACATAATCTCACTACTTGGATTTTGTGTTGAAGATAATGAAATGCTTCTGGTGTATGAGCACGCTCCTAAGAAAAGCTTGGATGGTTATTTGGGAAGCACGAACAAGGTTAATCCTACATGGACACAGCGTCTGCAGATGTGTATTGATATTGCACATGGTTTGCATTACTTGCACACAAACATGGGGAACAAATATGGGATAATCCATCGTGATATAAAAAGCGACAATATTTTGTTGGGAGAGAACTGGGAAGCTAAGATTGCTGACTTTGGGCTATCTAAAGTTCACCATGGATATCTTCACGCGAGCACCATCAAAACAAATCATATTGCAGGCACAAATGTGTACTTGGATCCAGAATATGCTAGGACAG GTACATCTCCTGGAGAGGCGTCCCTTGATTAA
- the LOC110875221 gene encoding probable receptor-like protein kinase At5g38990: MKKIIVYEHASNGCLSRYLNDASFSWYTRLKICIDIANGLKYLHGGDGGQDVVIHRDIKSSNILLTKDWKAKICGFELSLTYPTNQKMELAISDVVGSPGYCDPLYWKTHTLTKESDIYSLGVVLFEILCGRSACLEEYTDEYRFLDVSVKRHFQEEPLNDILFEGIKEQIVLKSLFTFQEIAFQCLHEKREERPTAGEVVTELQKALEYQEAFEIWEAKLPRNYKEILQSSKCPKTNSTIATKDIYNTLSKGILLKDDNLSSSSTPANRTTDSISTAL; this comes from the exons ATGAAAAAAATCATTGTTTACGAGCATGCCTCTAATGGATGTCTGAGTAGGTATTTGAACGACGCTAGCTTTTCATGGTACACAAGACTTAAGATATGCATTGATATTGCAAACGGGTTGAAATATCTTCATGGAGGTGATGGAGGACAAGATGTGGTGATACATAGAGACATAAAAAGTTCCAACATTCTACTCACCAAGGATTGGAAAGCAAAAATTTGTGGTTTTGAGCTTTCCCTAACATATCCAACAAATCAGAAGATGGAGCTTGCCATCAGTGATGTTGTAGGATCACCTGGCTATTGTGACCCATTGTATTGGAAAACACATACCTTAACCAAAGAATCTGACATTTACTCACTTGGTgtggttttatttgaaatctTGTGTGGAAGATCCGCATGTCTAGAGGAGTACACAGATGAATATCGGTTTTTAGATGTATCGGTTAAACGTCACTTTCAAGAAGAACCACTTAATGATATATTGTTTGAGGGCATAAAGGAACAAATTGTGCTGAAATCATTGTTTACATTTCAAGAAATTGCATTTCAATGCTTACATGAAAAGAGAGAAGAACGACCAACAGCCGGTGAAGTGGTAACAGAACTTCAAAAAGCATTGGAATATCAA GAGGCTTTTGAAATATGGGAGGCCAAATTGCCTAGAAACTACAAAGAAATACTTCAGTCATCAAAGTGCCCTAAGACTAACTCAACGATAGCAACAAAGGATATCTACAACACACTCTCCAAGGGTATCCTCCTTAAAGATGATAACCTC TCATCATCGTCTACTCCTGCAAATAGAACAACGGATTCCATCTCAACCGCACTTTGA